In one window of Acidimicrobiia bacterium DNA:
- a CDS encoding ABC transporter ATP-binding protein, translating to MLNLRDVSAALGGVTIVHDVDLQVADGEIVGLLGPSGAGKSTLLRVIAGLVPLTQGVVKWAGEDLTNVPPHLRNFGFMFQDYALFPHRTVGRNVGFGLEMQGVPDDQIASKVGTSLDWVGLSGMEKRAVSSLSGGEQQRVALARALAPKPRLLLLDEPVGSLDRELRTRLIDELADMLRERELTTIVVTHDQGEAFGLADRVAVMRNGRIVACAAPDRLWREPPDEWTARFLGMTNIVDDPQRGKVLVRPEAISIDPKGEPATIESVSFDEGRYRLVTTTASGRRLTFTTATAFTPGEEILISIDPTGVVDLSN from the coding sequence ATGCTGAACCTACGAGACGTCTCGGCAGCCCTAGGCGGAGTCACCATCGTCCATGACGTCGATCTGCAGGTTGCGGATGGCGAGATCGTCGGGTTGCTTGGGCCAAGCGGAGCGGGAAAGTCCACACTGCTGAGAGTGATCGCCGGGCTGGTTCCGCTCACCCAGGGCGTCGTTAAGTGGGCTGGCGAGGACCTGACAAACGTGCCGCCGCACCTTCGCAATTTTGGCTTCATGTTCCAGGACTATGCGCTCTTTCCGCACCGTACGGTTGGTAGAAATGTGGGGTTTGGGCTTGAAATGCAGGGCGTTCCCGACGATCAGATTGCTTCGAAAGTGGGGACCTCCCTGGATTGGGTTGGACTGTCCGGAATGGAAAAACGGGCGGTATCGTCGCTGTCGGGCGGCGAGCAACAGCGAGTTGCCTTGGCCAGGGCGTTGGCCCCCAAACCTCGACTACTTCTACTTGATGAGCCGGTCGGCTCATTGGATCGGGAGCTGCGAACCCGGCTGATCGACGAACTGGCCGACATGCTTCGAGAGCGGGAGCTAACGACCATCGTCGTGACACACGACCAAGGTGAGGCGTTCGGACTGGCCGACCGTGTGGCAGTAATGCGTAACGGTCGAATCGTTGCCTGCGCCGCCCCCGACAGACTGTGGAGGGAACCGCCAGACGAATGGACAGCCCGCTTTTTGGGGATGACCAACATTGTCGACGATCCCCAAAGAGGCAAAGTGCTGGTCCGGCCCGAAGCAATCTCGATCGATCCTAAGGGCGAACCTGCCACCATCGAGTCGGTGTCGTTCGACGAGGGGCGCTACCGCCTGGTCACGACCACCGCTTCCGGGAGACGGCTCACGTTTACCACCGCCACGGCTTTCACTCCCGGAGAAGAGATTCTTATCTCCATCGACCCTACCGGAGTCGTTGACCTGTCGAACTGA